From Triticum urartu cultivar G1812 chromosome 2, Tu2.1, whole genome shotgun sequence, a single genomic window includes:
- the LOC125535227 gene encoding sugar transporter ERD6-like 5 — MSTEWEGVESKKPLLAAVNNRASSVWVVVASTAVAVAGSFVFGISVGYSSPSQEGIMRDLHLSLAEYSVFGSILTIGAMLGAIVSGTIADRVGRRCAMAISDVFCILGYLLIVFSKNSVWLDLGRLSIGCGIGLLSYVVPVYISEITPKNLRGRFAAVNQLMICCGASLAYALGTCITWRTLAIVGVIPCLLQLVGLLVIPESPRWLAKIGHSGALEEALQMLRGKETDISEEAADIKDFTEQLQHLPQSKMLDLFQKDYIHAVTVGVGLMVLQQFGGVNAICFYASEIFVSAGFSSGNTGMLAMVAVQIPMTALGVLLLDKAGRRPLLMVSAAGTCLGCLLVGLSFLSKEHHWANNLNVALALTGILIFSGSFSLGMGGIPWVIMSEIFPIHMKGSAGSLVTLVSWLGSWIVSYAFNFLLLWSSYGTFFMFASICGLTVVFVERLVPETKGRTLEEIQASMNSSLTPVSSGINRAA; from the exons ATGTCTACGGAATGGGAGGGAGTAGAATCCAAGAAGCCTCTCTTGGCGGCCGTGAACAACAGAGCTTCTTCAGTTTGGGTGGTGGTCGCTAGCACCGCCGTCGCCGTTGCTGGATCCTTTGTGTTCGGCATCTCG GTGGGCTACTCATCACCATCTCAGGAGGGCATCATGCGGGATCTTCATCTTTCCTTAGCTGAG TATTCTGTCTTTGGCTCAATATTAACGATAGGAGCTATGCTGGGCGCTATTGTCAGTGGTACCATAGCAGATCGAGTTGGTCGAAGATGT GCAATGGCAATATCAGATGTGTTCTGCATTCTTGGATATCTCCTTATAGTCTTTTCTAAG AACTCTGTGTGGCTTGACCTTGGGAGGCTCTCAATTGGATGTGGAATTGGCCTTCTTTCATATGTG GTCCCAGTATATATATCAGAGATAACACCCAAGAATCTTAGAGGACGGTTCGCAGCTGTAAACCAG CTTATGATATGTTGCGGGGCATCCCTTGCGTATGCTCTGGGGACCTGCATCACCTGGCGTACCTTGGCAATCGTCG GAGTGATACCATGCTTACTGCAGCTGGTTGGCCTTCTTGTGATTCCAGAATCTCCCAGATGGCTG GCTAAGATCGGACACTCAGGTGCACTTGAGGAAGCGTTACAGATGCTAAGGGGAAAAGAAACTGACATCTCCGAAGAGGCAGCAGATATTAAA GATTTCACAGAACAGCTTCAGCACCTGCCACAGTCAAAGATGTTGGACCTATTTCAGAAGGATTATATTCATGCTGTCACC GTTGGAGTTGGGCTAATGGTCCTCCAACAGTTTGGTGGAGTGAATGCAATCTGCTTCTACGCCAGTGAGATATTTGTTTCGGCTG GTTTCTCGTCAGGGAACACTGGAATGCTCGCTATGGTTGCAGTTCAG ATTCCGATGACGGCACTTGGGGTGCTTCTGTTGGACAAGGCTGGAAGGAGGCCACTTCTGATG GTCTCTGCAGCTGGGACATGCCTGGGTTGCCTACTAGTTGGCCTGTCATTCTTGTCCAAG GAACATCATTGGGCGAATAACCTCAACGTGGCGTTGGCATTGACGGGGATTCTG ATCTTCAGTGGATCTTTCTCACTGGGTATGGGAGGAATTCCATGGGTTATAATGTCAGAG ATCTTCCCCATACACATGAAAGGGTCAGCAGGAAGCCTGGTGACCTTGGTGAGCTGGCTCGGCTCATGGATCGTCTCGTATGCCTTCAACTTCCTCCTGCTGTGGAGCTCCTACG GTACATTTTTCATGTTTGCGAGCATTTGCGGTCTGACTGTTGTATTTGTGGAGCGGCTGGTACCAGAGACTAAAGGAAGGACCCTGGAAGAGATTCAAGCGTCCATGAACTCGTCATTGACGCCAGTTTCTTCTGGAATTAACCGAGCTGCATAA